In Candidatus Sulfurimonas marisnigri, a single genomic region encodes these proteins:
- a CDS encoding Fic family protein encodes MDSEIIKWIWQHRDYPHFKYDKTKLSILISEIDYQRGILDGMSKLFNQEDIRNIEIDTLTDEAINTSLIEGEVFKRESVRSSFRKKLDKDFDGRSDKYSTAATDSLVEILLDCSLNKDPLTLDRLHGWHNCLFENRYSRLDRINIAKFRTHDDMEVVSGAIGHEKVHYKAVPLSSMDEDIENFLEYCNSSDENIYIKSAIAHLWFVSIHPYDDGNGRISRAITDSILSKQTLHTEFKLYSVSTAINSDRKAYYDVLDKTTNLFKNRNFDITLWLDWHLNTLKSAMIDALKNIEYLVEKTKFWDIHRKQSLNERQIKVLNKILDKGAENFEGGINTKKYISLTKVSKATAVRDINELLEFGCIKQVQGTQGRNVRYRVLV; translated from the coding sequence ATGGATAGTGAAATTATAAAGTGGATATGGCAACATAGAGATTATCCTCATTTCAAGTATGATAAAACAAAACTTTCAATACTTATCAGCGAAATCGATTATCAAAGGGGTATCCTCGATGGTATGTCTAAACTTTTTAATCAAGAAGACATTAGAAATATAGAAATAGATACCTTAACAGATGAAGCAATAAATACATCCTTAATAGAGGGTGAAGTATTCAAAAGGGAAAGTGTACGCTCCTCATTTAGGAAAAAACTGGATAAAGACTTTGATGGAAGAAGTGATAAATACTCAACAGCTGCAACAGATTCTCTTGTAGAGATACTTTTAGACTGTAGTTTAAATAAAGACCCTCTAACGCTTGATAGGCTTCACGGTTGGCATAACTGCCTCTTTGAAAATAGATATAGTAGGTTAGATCGAATTAATATTGCCAAATTTAGAACTCATGATGATATGGAAGTAGTCTCTGGTGCAATAGGACATGAAAAAGTACATTACAAAGCTGTACCATTATCAAGCATGGATGAAGATATTGAAAACTTTTTAGAATACTGTAACAGTAGTGATGAAAACATTTATATTAAGTCTGCAATAGCTCATCTTTGGTTTGTATCTATCCACCCTTATGATGATGGAAATGGAAGGATATCAAGAGCAATTACTGATTCCATTTTATCTAAACAGACACTTCATACAGAGTTTAAACTCTATTCTGTTTCAACAGCTATTAATAGTGATAGAAAAGCTTATTATGATGTATTAGATAAGACAACAAACCTCTTTAAAAATAGAAATTTTGACATAACTTTATGGTTAGACTGGCATTTGAATACTTTAAAAAGTGCAATGATAGACGCATTGAAAAATATTGAATATCTTGTAGAAAAAACAAAGTTTTGGGATATTCATAGGAAGCAATCTCTAAATGAAAGGCAGATAAAGGTTTTAAATAAAATACTTGATAAGGGTGCAGAAAACTTTGAAGGTGGTATCAATACAAAAAAATATATATCACTTACTAAAGTCAGTAAGGCTACAGCGGTAAGGGATATTAATGAGCTTTTAGAGTTTGGGTGCATCAAGCAAGTTCAAGGAACACAAGGGAGAAATGTAAGGTATAGAGTCCTGGTTTAG
- a CDS encoding HTH domain-containing protein produces MATSNFIGRKRMITEYLKALTMDNKTDKLAIRFLYIITQLNLGKKLTPKELALKFDVTERIIQKDIITN; encoded by the coding sequence ATGGCAACCTCTAATTTTATTGGTAGAAAAAGAATGATTACTGAATATTTGAAGGCTCTTACCATGGATAATAAAACAGATAAACTAGCGATAAGATTTTTATACATAATCACGCAGCTAAATTTAGGTAAAAAACTTACTCCAAAAGAGTTAGCCTTAAAGTTTGATGTAACAGAGAGAATCATCCAAAAAGACATAATTACAAATTAA
- a CDS encoding helix-turn-helix domain-containing protein — MKRIDLINQIINRKEQLGITVENLAKLSGVGVRTINRLLKNEDVKLSTIEHVTNFLGLDFAGNEQIPVNELKKQRAHEKALFLASIVQGTSALEMQGLEDDSLNRIIATYEKEFLDGEYKNTLWVA; from the coding sequence ATGAAACGCATAGACTTAATTAATCAAATCATTAACAGAAAAGAGCAACTTGGTATTACTGTAGAAAACCTTGCTAAGCTTAGTGGTGTTGGTGTAAGAACTATAAACAGGCTTTTAAAGAATGAAGATGTTAAGTTAAGTACGATTGAGCATGTAACAAACTTCCTAGGTTTAGATTTTGCTGGTAATGAGCAAATACCTGTTAATGAACTAAAGAAACAAAGAGCACACGAGAAAGCTCTCTTTTTAGCTTCTATAGTTCAAGGCACATCAGCGCTTGAGATGCAAGGCTTAGAGGATGATAGTTTGAATCGTATTATTGCCACATACGAAAAAGAGTTTTTAGATGGAGAGTATAAAAATACTCTTTGGGTAGCTTAA
- a CDS encoding mobile mystery protein B: MIHSTKPIDDATPLDDISGLKLPSYKVYTLKEIYIAEANNIAIATLKYLSAPPSKKVAPFSYEWLSSLHEEMFGNVWDWAGKFRQVELSIGIKAYQVPTALKELSDDIAYWDKNKTFDIYEIATRIHHRAVQIHPYKNGNGRWSRMLANIYLRQNGSLPVKWQEDLLSKENPNRDEYIQALKEADSGNYTSLIAMHRSTY; encoded by the coding sequence ATGATACACTCTACAAAGCCAATAGATGATGCTACACCGCTTGATGATATATCAGGACTAAAACTGCCAAGTTATAAAGTTTACACCCTCAAAGAGATATATATTGCAGAAGCTAACAACATTGCAATCGCAACACTAAAGTACTTATCTGCCCCACCATCTAAAAAGGTAGCCCCGTTTTCTTATGAATGGCTATCTTCACTTCACGAAGAGATGTTTGGCAATGTATGGGATTGGGCAGGTAAATTTAGACAAGTAGAACTCTCTATCGGCATAAAAGCTTATCAAGTTCCAACTGCACTCAAAGAGCTATCAGATGATATCGCTTACTGGGACAAGAATAAAACCTTTGATATCTACGAAATAGCTACTCGTATACACCATAGAGCTGTTCAAATACATCCATATAAAAATGGTAATGGTCGTTGGTCTAGAATGTTGGCGAACATATATCTTAGGCAGAATGGTTCTCTCCCTGTAAAGTGGCAAGAGGACTTACTCTCAAAAGAGAATCCTAATAGAGACGAGTATATACAAGCGCTTAAAGAAGCTGATAGTGGGAACTACACCAGTTTAATTGCTATGCATCGTAGTACTTATTGA
- a CDS encoding HIRAN domain-containing protein — protein MIINLSLESTFKSMYEQTDNKLLYKLTKQGQSHKEYKSIRKYFLKKIKDGDINTDDIHSFMELYRLPTKSLLIEQKKLSKITAKLFLHYLKEIKLPDSSFGVCLGEFYLAGTQFIDNMSELIQSLQINDKVVVVSEKNNPYDNRAVKVLTTDNIKLGYLPKKMNYTPSYILGNGNELFGFIKKLEWDKERFSIKIMLYLN, from the coding sequence ATGATAATAAATCTATCACTAGAGAGCACATTTAAATCAATGTATGAACAGACAGACAATAAGCTGTTGTATAAACTAACTAAACAAGGTCAATCTCATAAAGAGTATAAATCCATACGAAAATACTTTCTAAAAAAGATAAAAGACGGCGATATCAATACCGATGATATCCATAGTTTTATGGAGCTTTACAGGCTACCAACCAAAAGTTTACTTATAGAACAAAAAAAGCTTTCAAAAATCACAGCTAAACTGTTTTTGCACTATCTAAAAGAGATAAAACTGCCTGACAGTTCTTTTGGTGTATGTCTTGGTGAATTTTATCTTGCAGGAACTCAGTTCATCGACAACATGAGTGAACTTATACAAAGTCTGCAAATCAACGATAAAGTAGTGGTAGTTAGCGAAAAGAATAATCCATATGATAACAGAGCTGTTAAAGTACTTACAACTGACAATATTAAATTAGGCTATCTTCCAAAAAAGATGAACTATACACCATCGTATATCCTTGGTAATGGTAATGAGCTTTTTGGATTTATTAAAAAGTTAGAGTGGGATAAAGAGAGATTTTCTATAAAGATAATGCTATATCTCAACTAG
- a CDS encoding helix-turn-helix transcriptional regulator, protein MAALHDYDKILTRLTIILQRLYEGESLSVSDLSEEFNVSSKTIQRDFNERLIRFPIEKDGRKWRMQKGYNITKERTPEEMLVIEMLENIAQSIGAGFGSKAKHLFSKLQNHSNNPIYSKTIIEDISESLELFNKIEKAIAENLIVIFNYNDKVRHVKPYKIVSFEGYWYLYGEEILTSSLKTFYFKDITHLEVTDEVFKPESRAHNILERSINAWFEPNNEYFEVILNASSDIAKYFERRPIATTQRIVKIYSDGSMDIALLATSDREILHEVKKWMPDLIVVSPKDLALKAKDNADKFLSRQIEHLIK, encoded by the coding sequence ATGGCAGCACTTCACGATTATGACAAAATACTTACTAGATTAACGATCATTTTACAAAGACTATATGAGGGGGAGAGTTTATCGGTTAGTGATTTATCAGAAGAATTCAATGTATCTTCTAAAACTATACAGAGAGATTTTAACGAAAGGCTTATAAGATTTCCAATAGAGAAAGATGGACGTAAATGGCGAATGCAAAAAGGCTACAACATTACTAAAGAGCGTACACCTGAAGAGATGTTGGTAATAGAGATGCTTGAAAATATAGCACAAAGTATCGGTGCAGGTTTTGGTTCAAAAGCAAAACATCTTTTTTCTAAACTTCAAAATCATTCCAATAACCCTATTTATTCCAAAACCATAATAGAAGATATTTCAGAGAGTTTAGAGCTATTTAACAAGATAGAAAAGGCCATCGCAGAGAATCTAATAGTAATCTTTAACTACAACGATAAAGTCCGTCATGTAAAGCCATATAAGATAGTTTCTTTTGAAGGTTATTGGTATCTGTACGGAGAAGAGATCTTAACAAGTAGTTTAAAAACATTTTATTTTAAAGATATCACTCATTTAGAAGTTACGGATGAAGTATTTAAACCTGAATCAAGAGCCCATAATATACTAGAACGTTCTATAAACGCTTGGTTTGAACCTAACAACGAGTACTTTGAAGTTATACTAAATGCGTCTTCTGATATTGCTAAGTATTTTGAGCGAAGACCGATAGCTACTACACAGCGTATAGTTAAAATATATAGTGATGGAAGCATGGACATTGCACTACTTGCTACATCTGATAGAGAAATACTTCATGAAGTGAAAAAATGGATGCCAGATCTCATTGTTGTTTCTCCAAAAGATCTTGCACTTAAAGCAAAAGACAATGCTGATAAATTTTTATCAAGGCAGATAGAACATCTGATTAAATAA
- a CDS encoding DNA methyltransferase, whose protein sequence is MTITQIEQNIKNIIGNFSQDDFIFDLLLAYGEPKATISRLRKGDLNQLESKGELTHRKKLFFKVATDHLHSTVDKLRNDSATLKQKPRFIIVTDYKTLLAYDTKTTDTLDIELTDLTKHYDFFLPWAGMEKSTHQAENPADVKASEKMAKLYDEILKDNHIESEEDVHALNVFLTRLLFCYFAEDSDIFTDNIFTHSISSHTQANGSDVGTYLDRLFDVFNTDEKDRDASLPEYLKAFPYVNGGLFRDKFTIPTFTMKSRNILLEIGSLNWSEINPDIFGSMIQAVVKDEYRGDMGMHYTSVPNIMKVMQPLFLDELYEEFEKAKGNTKKLNLLHLRLQNLKIFDPACGSGNFLIIAYKELRTLEMLIFKEGGLLISPSIKLTQFYGIELDDFAHEVAILSLWLAEHQMNMLFKKEFGTVPPALPLQDGGNIVQGNATRLDWEEVCPKVDGDEIYILGNPPYLGSSMQNKEQKADKEFVFDGLNNFKNLDYIACWFLKGAKYIQKSNAQLAFVSTNSVSQGEQVSMLWPNIFKKNIEIFFAYQSFKWTNNAKGNAGVSVVVIGLRNISKELKFLFINTIKHEVKNINAYLVNSNNIIIEKKQSSISFLPSMVSGNKPVDGGNLILSEEDKNKLLEKEPNANKFLKKLLGASELMSGQNRYCLWINDSDLEEAQQFKFIRDRIESNRQFRLASRDSGANNLANSAHQFRDFFSTRRTSIVIPQTGSERRKYLPIGFINSDTIVSNAVRIIYDAEIWIMGLLSSNLHILWVRAVAGRMKMDMQYSNTLCYNTFPFPNINKKQKEEITELVLNIRDEREQHTEKTLAQMYDPDKMPQGLKEAHHQLDLAIEKCYRNKPFENDEERLEYLFKLYEEMTVSENK, encoded by the coding sequence ATGACAATAACTCAGATAGAACAAAATATAAAGAATATAATAGGTAATTTTTCACAAGATGACTTTATATTTGACTTACTATTAGCATATGGTGAACCTAAAGCTACTATCAGCAGATTGAGAAAGGGAGATCTGAATCAGCTTGAAAGTAAGGGCGAACTTACACACAGAAAAAAGCTGTTTTTCAAAGTTGCCACTGATCATTTACATTCAACTGTTGATAAACTAAGAAATGATAGTGCAACTCTAAAGCAGAAACCTAGATTTATCATTGTTACTGACTATAAAACACTACTTGCATATGACACAAAAACTACAGATACCTTAGATATAGAGCTAACAGACCTTACAAAACACTACGACTTCTTTTTACCTTGGGCTGGTATGGAGAAGTCCACTCATCAAGCAGAAAACCCCGCTGATGTTAAAGCATCTGAGAAGATGGCAAAACTATATGATGAAATTTTAAAAGACAATCATATAGAGTCGGAAGAAGATGTGCATGCATTAAATGTATTTTTAACAAGATTACTCTTTTGTTATTTCGCAGAAGATTCTGATATATTTACAGATAATATCTTTACTCACTCAATCTCTTCTCATACACAAGCCAATGGTAGTGATGTAGGTACTTACTTAGATAGGCTTTTTGATGTGTTTAATACCGATGAAAAAGATAGAGATGCTTCACTTCCTGAGTATCTTAAAGCTTTTCCATATGTAAATGGTGGATTGTTTAGAGATAAGTTTACTATACCTACCTTTACGATGAAATCACGAAACATTTTATTAGAGATTGGTAGTTTAAATTGGTCAGAAATCAATCCAGATATTTTTGGTTCGATGATACAAGCAGTCGTAAAAGATGAGTATCGTGGTGATATGGGTATGCACTATACTTCAGTTCCAAACATTATGAAAGTGATGCAACCACTATTTTTAGATGAGCTTTATGAAGAGTTTGAAAAAGCAAAAGGCAATACTAAAAAGTTAAACTTACTGCATTTAAGACTTCAAAACCTTAAAATATTTGATCCAGCTTGTGGGTCTGGTAACTTTTTGATTATTGCATATAAAGAGCTTAGAACATTAGAAATGTTGATTTTTAAAGAGGGTGGACTGTTAATCTCTCCAAGTATTAAATTAACACAATTTTATGGAATAGAGTTAGATGATTTTGCTCATGAGGTCGCGATACTTTCTCTTTGGTTGGCTGAACACCAAATGAATATGTTGTTTAAAAAAGAGTTTGGGACTGTTCCTCCTGCATTACCGCTTCAAGATGGTGGTAATATAGTTCAGGGTAATGCCACAAGACTTGACTGGGAAGAAGTTTGTCCTAAAGTGGATGGGGATGAGATTTATATACTTGGTAATCCTCCATATCTTGGGTCTAGCATGCAGAATAAAGAACAAAAAGCAGATAAAGAGTTTGTCTTTGATGGTTTGAATAACTTTAAGAATCTTGATTACATTGCTTGCTGGTTCTTAAAAGGTGCTAAATATATTCAGAAATCAAATGCTCAGCTTGCCTTTGTTTCAACCAACTCAGTTAGTCAAGGTGAACAAGTTTCGATGCTATGGCCAAATATCTTCAAGAAGAATATTGAAATATTTTTTGCTTATCAGTCTTTCAAATGGACTAATAATGCAAAAGGTAATGCAGGAGTTAGTGTTGTTGTTATTGGTCTTAGAAATATATCTAAAGAATTGAAATTTCTCTTTATTAATACTATTAAGCATGAAGTGAAAAATATTAATGCATATTTAGTAAACAGTAACAATATAATCATTGAAAAAAAACAATCCTCAATTTCTTTTTTACCATCAATGGTTTCTGGAAATAAGCCTGTTGATGGTGGTAACTTGATTTTAAGTGAAGAGGATAAAAATAAATTATTGGAAAAAGAACCTAACGCCAATAAGTTTTTGAAGAAATTATTAGGTGCTAGTGAACTGATGAGTGGACAAAATAGGTACTGTTTATGGATAAATGATTCTGACTTAGAAGAAGCTCAACAGTTCAAGTTTATTAGAGATCGTATTGAGAGTAATAGACAGTTTCGGTTGGCTAGTAGAGACTCTGGCGCAAACAATCTTGCTAATTCTGCTCATCAGTTCAGAGACTTTTTTTCAACTAGGCGCACAAGTATAGTAATCCCACAAACAGGCTCTGAACGACGAAAATATTTACCTATAGGGTTTATTAACTCGGATACTATTGTTTCAAATGCTGTTAGAATCATATATGATGCAGAAATTTGGATAATGGGATTACTTTCATCTAATTTGCATATCCTTTGGGTGAGAGCTGTTGCTGGAAGAATGAAAATGGATATGCAATATTCTAATACATTATGCTACAACACTTTTCCATTCCCAAATATTAACAAAAAACAAAAAGAAGAAATAACAGAACTTGTACTTAATATACGAGATGAAAGAGAGCAACACACAGAAAAAACATTGGCTCAAATGTACGATCCAGATAAAATGCCACAAGGCTTAAAAGAAGCTCATCATCAATTAGATTTAGCCATAGAAAAATGCTACAGAAATAAACCTTTTGAAAATGATGAAGAAAGACTTGAATATCTGTTTAAACTTTATGAAGAGATGACTGTAAGTGAGAATAAATAA
- a CDS encoding DUF2971 domain-containing protein: protein MKDNIPEINSYFGFNKCKEHKNIYISDQLPCPHPNCKHGLQSETFIDNGIPYSNKIIYIRKSWKGFNGENKYIWIREDELIIYISNIIYDEVFQIIKGKSSDSIYHYTTLDTLNKILESNELWLTEWKCTNDKVEIKHGLKITDEFNRDRLKIEDNLKTNNYFISSFSYEINNVTLFDRYADKAQGVAIEFDTKFDCIPRENFWYRNAEFMKLMPVIYEEDIQRKIIQYAFSIYENTKEWLAESKEHYNFDGKVVSKKERKKMLEKFFITTIEEIISFFKHPSFKDEREIRWLYRFDSDFIKEHKFNLKMKKLNDKSYYTSTDAHDMSYQNYYNLDEKSKINLPIKSIILGSKVENQKKVISELNERCKMFGFQNIEIRVSEIPYR from the coding sequence TTGAAAGATAACATACCTGAAATAAATAGTTACTTTGGTTTCAACAAATGCAAAGAACATAAAAATATTTATATCAGTGATCAACTACCTTGTCCTCATCCAAATTGTAAGCATGGATTACAGTCAGAAACTTTTATTGATAATGGAATCCCATACTCTAATAAAATAATATATATAAGGAAAAGTTGGAAAGGCTTCAATGGAGAGAATAAATATATTTGGATTAGAGAAGATGAGTTAATAATATATATCAGTAATATTATATATGATGAAGTATTTCAAATAATCAAGGGTAAATCATCAGATAGTATTTATCATTATACAACATTGGATACTTTGAATAAAATACTAGAATCAAATGAATTGTGGCTGACTGAATGGAAATGTACTAATGATAAAGTTGAAATAAAGCATGGTTTAAAAATTACTGATGAATTTAATCGTGATAGATTAAAGATAGAAGATAACCTGAAAACAAATAATTATTTTATCTCCTCATTCTCTTATGAAATTAATAATGTAACACTCTTTGATAGATATGCAGACAAAGCACAAGGTGTCGCAATAGAGTTTGATACTAAATTTGATTGCATTCCTAGAGAAAATTTTTGGTATAGAAATGCTGAATTTATGAAACTAATGCCCGTGATATATGAAGAAGATATTCAACGAAAAATAATACAGTATGCCTTTTCAATATATGAAAATACAAAAGAATGGTTAGCTGAATCAAAGGAGCATTATAACTTTGATGGAAAAGTGGTTTCAAAGAAAGAAAGAAAAAAAATGTTAGAAAAGTTTTTTATAACAACAATTGAAGAAATTATTTCATTTTTTAAACATCCATCATTTAAAGATGAACGTGAAATTCGATGGTTATATAGATTTGACAGTGATTTTATAAAAGAACATAAATTTAATTTAAAAATGAAAAAACTTAATGATAAAAGCTATTATACTTCAACTGATGCACATGATATGTCATATCAAAATTATTACAATCTAGATGAAAAATCAAAGATAAACTTACCAATAAAAAGTATTATACTAGGGAGTAAAGTTGAAAATCAAAAAAAAGTTATTAGTGAGCTAAATGAACGGTGCAAGATGTTTGGGTTTCAAAATATTGAAATTAGAGTGTCAGAAATACCATACAGATAA
- a CDS encoding DEAD/DEAH box helicase yields MQNIVEVSYEQTGKSKSTNEFGMRDMQEKAYEQRDARFLLLKAPPASGKSRALMFIALDKLINQGLKKVIVAVPERSIGGSFGATDLKSFGFYANWEVNEKYNLCTSEESTSKVEAFKEFLSGDEKILICTHATLRFAFDHLDDSKFNNTLLAIDEFHHVSADGQNILGELIRSVMEKSSVHIVAMTGSYFRGDSVPVLMPEDEARFTKVTYNYYEQLNGYEFLKSLGIGYHFYQGRYTSAIKEILDTDKKTILHIPNVNAGESTKDKYKEVGTILDIIGTVEETTEDGVMIVKRHGDGKLLKVADLVNDDKKERDKLATYLRNMTSVDDMDLIIALGMAKEGFDWPYCEHALTVGYRSSLTEIIQIIGRATRDSNNKNHAQFTNLIAQPDAQNDEVKVSVNNMLKAITASLLMEQVLAPSFKFKAKFDSGLDLKTRGEIASRMGIKEPSRKRIGDIIESDLNDIKAAILQDEKMPQIVTGGVDPEVVNTVIIPKIIMNKYPDITEDEAKEIAQRVAVDFVTPELEITADKKFVKMADKFINIEDLNIDLINKINPFQKAYEILSKSVTTGVLKLIQESIESTRIKMDIDEAKILWPKIQTFIKKHGKEPELKSNDPLEKRMAECIIYLKEEKRKRANG; encoded by the coding sequence ATGCAAAACATAGTAGAAGTAAGTTACGAACAAACTGGAAAAAGTAAATCAACAAACGAATTTGGTATGCGAGATATGCAAGAGAAAGCTTATGAGCAAAGAGATGCAAGGTTCTTACTATTAAAAGCACCACCAGCTTCTGGTAAATCAAGAGCATTGATGTTTATAGCACTTGATAAGCTTATAAACCAAGGACTAAAAAAAGTTATAGTTGCAGTTCCTGAAAGATCAATCGGTGGTTCCTTTGGAGCTACCGATTTAAAGTCTTTTGGCTTTTATGCCAATTGGGAAGTTAATGAAAAATACAACCTTTGTACTTCCGAAGAGTCTACAAGCAAAGTGGAAGCATTTAAAGAGTTTCTCTCTGGTGATGAGAAAATTTTAATCTGTACGCATGCCACACTAAGATTTGCATTTGATCATCTTGATGACTCAAAATTTAACAACACACTTTTAGCAATAGATGAGTTTCACCATGTATCAGCTGATGGACAAAATATACTTGGTGAACTTATTCGCTCAGTTATGGAAAAATCTTCTGTTCATATAGTAGCTATGACTGGTTCATATTTTAGAGGGGACAGTGTACCTGTTCTTATGCCAGAAGATGAAGCTAGATTTACTAAAGTAACTTATAACTACTACGAGCAATTAAATGGATATGAGTTTCTAAAATCCCTCGGTATAGGGTATCACTTTTATCAAGGTAGATATACGAGTGCTATTAAAGAGATACTAGATACTGACAAAAAAACCATACTGCACATTCCCAATGTAAATGCCGGTGAATCCACTAAAGATAAGTATAAAGAAGTTGGAACTATTTTAGATATTATTGGTACTGTTGAAGAGACTACTGAAGATGGTGTAATGATAGTTAAAAGACATGGAGATGGAAAGCTTTTAAAAGTCGCAGACCTTGTAAATGATGATAAAAAAGAAAGAGATAAGTTAGCAACATATTTACGTAACATGACGAGTGTAGATGATATGGATTTGATTATCGCATTAGGAATGGCAAAAGAGGGTTTTGATTGGCCATATTGTGAACATGCACTGACTGTTGGATATAGAAGCTCACTGACTGAAATCATACAGATTATAGGACGAGCTACAAGAGATAGCAATAATAAAAATCATGCACAATTTACAAATCTTATAGCTCAACCAGATGCACAAAATGATGAAGTAAAAGTATCTGTAAATAACATGCTTAAAGCCATAACGGCATCATTACTCATGGAACAAGTATTAGCCCCTAGTTTTAAGTTTAAAGCTAAATTTGATAGTGGTTTAGATCTAAAAACAAGAGGTGAGATAGCTAGTCGTATGGGTATAAAAGAACCAAGTAGAAAAAGAATTGGTGATATTATAGAAAGTGACCTAAACGATATAAAAGCAGCGATACTTCAAGATGAAAAGATGCCACAAATAGTAACAGGAGGTGTCGATCCTGAAGTGGTAAATACAGTGATAATACCTAAGATAATAATGAACAAATACCCTGATATAACAGAGGATGAGGCAAAAGAGATAGCTCAAAGAGTAGCAGTAGATTTTGTGACACCTGAGTTAGAGATCACTGCGGATAAGAAGTTTGTAAAAATGGCAGATAAGTTTATTAATATAGAAGACTTGAATATTGACTTAATAAATAAGATAAATCCTTTCCAAAAAGCCTATGAGATACTTTCAAAGTCGGTAACTACAGGCGTTCTAAAACTTATACAGGAGTCTATAGAATCAACTAGAATCAAAATGGATATAGATGAAGCAAAGATACTATGGCCTAAAATTCAAACTTTTATAAAAAAGCATGGTAAAGAGCCAGAGTTAAAATCTAATGATCCACTGGAAAAAAGAATGGCTGAGTGTATCATATATCTAAAAGAAGAGAAGAGAAAACGAGCTAATGGATAA
- a CDS encoding GIY-YIG nuclease family protein: MDKDTILDDIFASDISGILDIKVKNPVVTADDRLIASFEEINTFYETNNREPDKSADMNERGLFSRLKGIRENPDKKASLQKYDRFDLLSSSESEVEINTIDDIFANDELGIFDNDDEDIFTLKNVPKFDKDRAEADMVARRERCEDFDKYEHLFIACQEDLKSGKRRIVDSIESKLDIGVFCVLDGILLYIADIEAPKRGNSGKINRRTTLIFENGTQSNMLLRSLGKRLRDSGKMVTELEERVMDRLKGITHDDISRGHIYVLKSLSTDDRISTKKDLYKIGFSTVPVNERIKNSVNEPTYLMAPVHVLRDIEVFNYDAQHLEGLMHKFFGNSCLDVTIADENGEIHRPREWFFAPLAIIDEAIKLIISRDIVNYRYDSINEDIVSR, encoded by the coding sequence ATGGATAAAGATACAATACTTGATGATATTTTTGCTAGTGATATTTCAGGCATCTTAGATATAAAAGTAAAGAATCCAGTTGTTACAGCTGATGACAGGTTAATAGCATCTTTTGAAGAGATAAACACTTTTTACGAAACAAATAACCGTGAGCCAGATAAATCTGCAGATATGAACGAGAGAGGACTGTTTTCTAGATTAAAAGGAATACGTGAAAATCCTGATAAAAAAGCTTCACTACAAAAATATGACAGATTTGATTTGCTTTCATCTAGTGAATCAGAAGTTGAGATAAACACTATCGATGATATTTTTGCTAATGACGAACTAGGTATATTTGATAATGATGATGAAGATATTTTCACTTTAAAAAATGTACCTAAGTTTGATAAAGATAGAGCAGAAGCTGACATGGTAGCTAGGCGAGAAAGATGCGAAGATTTTGATAAGTATGAGCATCTATTTATAGCATGTCAAGAGGATTTGAAGTCTGGGAAAAGACGTATAGTAGATTCAATCGAGAGTAAGCTAGATATTGGAGTGTTTTGTGTACTGGATGGAATACTACTCTATATAGCTGATATAGAAGCACCTAAGCGAGGAAATAGTGGTAAGATCAACAGAAGAACCACTCTTATCTTTGAAAATGGCACACAATCTAACATGCTACTTCGATCTCTTGGAAAAAGACTTAGAGATAGTGGAAAAATGGTTACAGAACTTGAAGAAAGAGTGATGGATAGACTAAAAGGGATTACTCATGATGATATCTCAAGAGGACATATATATGTTTTAAAGTCCCTAAGTACTGATGATAGAATTAGTACAAAAAAAGATTTATATAAAATTGGTTTTTCAACAGTACCTGTAAATGAAAGAATTAAAAATTCTGTTAATGAACCTACATATTTAATGGCTCCAGTACATGTACTCCGAGATATTGAAGTGTTTAATTATGATGCACAACATTTAGAAGGTTTGATGCATAAGTTCTTTGGTAATAGTTGTTTAGATGTGACTATCGCAGATGAAAATGGAGAAATACATAGACCCAGAGAATGGTTTTTTGCTCCATTGGCTATTATAGATGAAGCTATAAAGCTTATCATCAGTCGTGATATTGTGAACTATCGATATGATTCTATTAATGAAGATATTGTGAGTAGGTAG